CGCGGGCAAACGGTCGGCGTATCGGGACAAGAGCGCGTTCGACTGGATCGGCTACGACGAGTTCGGGCATCGGTTCTTCTCCCGCATCGTGACGCGCGAGCGGGTACACGACGTGGTGGAACGCTTGGCGGGCAGGCCGATCGAAGTCGGGCCGCTGCGGACGGGCCCGCGCGCCAGCGCCGTGGTCACCGTTCGCGGAGCGGTCCGGATGCCACGGCTGACGGACCGGTCGGCGGATCCGGTCGCCTTCGACCTGACGCTGCCGGTGAGCCTGGACATCACGGTGGCCGTACTGAAAGCCAATTACTACCGCGCCGACGTGGAGGTGCCGTTGGTGCTCACCGCCCGCGCCGCCGACCCCCTGCGCGTGGTGATCGACGTGCCGCCGCCCGACCCGGCCGACATCCGGATGGAGTTCACCGCCCACGGGGCGCGCGCGGCCGCCCTCGGTGCGCTCGCAGGGATAAAGAAGCAGGTCATCGCCCAGGTGGCGGCGGTGATCCGCAAAGAACTCGCCGACCCGGCGATGCGCACCATCGACGTCGCCGCGCGCATCGACGGCATCGCCTGACGTCCGCCACCCGCGCGTACGGTGTGGCGAATGTGAAACATGTTTCTCCTGGGTCTAGCGGTTCCAATGTGAATGTGGTGAAATGAGTTCACGTTCGAGGCTCCCGGCGCGCGGCGAGGTTTTGGGGAAGGTGCGCCGGGCACGCTGCCATCCATGTCGGGGTTGCGCGAAGGAGTCGACGATGCGTTCCATTTCGGTATCCCGGCGTGATCTGTTCGCCTACGCGGCCGCGGCGGCCGTCGTCGGCGTGACCGCCGCTCCAGTTCCCGCCTCAGCGCGGCCCGCGTTCGGCACCTTGGTCGATTACGCCGGCGGCGTCCCTGCGGCCGCGGCGATCCGCGATGCCGGACATATCGGCGTGATCCGTTACGTGTCCGATCGCAGGCCCGGCGCCGAGTGGATGGCGGGAAAACCGCTGCGCTCCCCGGAAGTCGACGACCTCAAAGCAGCCGGTCTGCAGATCGTCTCCTGCTACCAGTTCGGCAAGGGGCCGACCGCGGACTGGCGCGGCGGGCTGGAGGCGGGCAAGCGGCACGCCGAGCGCGGACTCGCGTTGCATCGCGCCGCCGGCGGCCCGGACAACGCCCCGATCTACGCGTCCATCGACGACAATCCCTCACCCGTCGACTTCGCCACCATGATCGCGCCGTACCTGCTGGGCTGGCAGGCCGTGCTCGGCAAGGAGAACACCGGCATCTACGCGAACACCCCGACCATCGAACTGGCCCGCACCGCGGGCCTGTGTTCCTGGTATTGGCAGCACAACTGGGGAACCCCCAAGGGCTTCGTGCACCCGGCCGCCAACCTGCACCAATTCGAGATCGACAAGCGCTCCATCGACGGGGTGGGGATCGATGTGAACAACGTGCTCACACCCGAATACGGGCAGTGGTGAAAGGGCTCGCACCTATCCGCGCTTCCCCGCAGACTCGCTCCATCACCCGCACGCCCGAACGGCCACAGCCCAGCTGACACCCGAATGCCCGCTGTGTCGGGTGAAGGTCCCCCGGCGATCTGTCATCGTGACCGCGGGGACAGCAGGTATCCCATCGACGCGCTCATGGGCGACGCGAGTACCGGCGATGCAGTTCGACTGAGCGCCGCCGCCGTCCCGTTCGCGAGCCACAGAGGGGCCGCGAACACGCACCGCCGCAGGCGGTGCCAAAAACTCAAGTCTGGCAGTGGCTGATCGGTGTGACGCGCAGGTCGGGCTCGTCGTCCGGGACGACGCGCAGGGAGGGGCGGCTGTCCGGGGCTTCGTGGTCGCCGAGCCAGGCGAACAGCGACCACCGGGACAGGCCGGAGAACGCGGAACCGAGGCTGGCGAACGAGAACGAGGAGATCGCCGAGCCGAACGAACCCACGGACCCGATGGACAGCACCGAGCCCACGCTGCCGATGGACAGGATCGAGTAGGCCGACCCGATGGACAGGATCGACCCCTCCGAGCGGATGGACAGGATCGAGCGGTGCGAGCGCCTGCTGCGGATCGAACGAGCCGTGCGTATCGAGTGATCGATGGTCGCCATAGTTAGCGGTCTACCACAGTCCGGACGGCTCGTGGGGCGTCGCGGCGGATCCGTCCGAGGTTTCGGCGCGGACCCGTGGAACGACCGAGGGCGGCGACCCGATGGAGTCGCCGCCCTCGACCGAGAACTCAGCCTACGGTGAAGAACCCGAGCGTCGGCAGGAACGAGCAGGTCCGCGCCTCCCCGTCGGCGGACTGGGTGGTCAGCGAGCCGGAGACGACCGCGACCACGCGGCCGAAGCCCGTGTCGGCGATCGCGGACAGCGTAGCGGGGCCGTCCGGGTTGATCTTGGCCTCGTCGGTCAGCGGCAGAACGCCGGACTGACGGGTGTCCAGGTTCAGCCACTGCACCGTCATCGGCGGGTTCTGCACCGGCGTCGGCGACTTGGTGCCGAGCGCGGTGAAGACGAACCCGGTCTGGCCCGCCTGCGGGCCGGGCGGCGGGAGCGTGGCCGGGCCGGGCACGGCCAGCGCGGTGCCCACCGAGTCGGCGCTCGGGCCGATGCAGCCCTTGCCGATGGTCGGGTAGAGGAACTGCGCGATCGCGGGGCCGTCCTGCGGCACCTCGGGACCACCGCCGCCGCTGCCGTCGAGGAAGGTGATGATCCGTTCCAGCGTCGACTTGATCTGCGGCGGGAGGTTCAGGGTGGCCAGCAGCCTGCGCGCCTGATCCAGGATGGCCGACTGCGGGCCCGCGACGCCCGCGGGGCTCGCGATATCCGCCGGGCCGGCGACGGCGCCGACGATGGCCGGGGCGAGTGCGGCCAGCGCGTCCACCGGAACACCTTCGGGAACCATGGGAACGCTGTTCGTAAGCGCCGCGGGGGCGGGCGCAGGGGCCGCGATTGCTGTCGTCGGCGCGGCAAGCGTGGCACTCGCCGCGATAGCGAGTGCGGACAATGCGATCCGCGATCCTCGGGTGCGAAGCACTGGTCTGGCCGTCCTTACCTCGGGTACATCAGGGTTCGATTGCTAAAAGCCATCGTTTCGGGGGTCACTCTAGGGACATTGCGGCTATGTGTACAGCCGCGGCGTCCCGAAGGCGCCGTGGACGATCAGTGTGAGCCGAACTTACCGCGCCCCGATGTTACTGGTGTGAAAGTTGATGCAAATGTTACCGGTGGTTCGAGGGTGCGACCGCCCGCATTCGCGCTGCGGTTAATCTAATCGTTGCCGTCCGCGCTGTCGCCACAACATCGAAGTCCGGGCGTGCCCCGCCGACGCACCGCACTCGAGCCGAAAGCCAGTGATTTGAATCGTCACCTCCGATGGGCTTTGTCGGCGCTGGGCCTGTCCGTGCTGGCCCGGTTGCTCTGGATGCTGCTGTCCACGAACGGGATGAACCTCGTCGACCTGCACGTCTACGTCGGCGGATCGGCCGCGCTGCTGACCGACCAGCTCTATGACTTCACCTACGCGGAGAAGACGCCCGACTTCCCGCTGCCGTTCACCTATCCGCCGTTCGCGGCGTTGGTGTTCTTCCCGCTGCACTACCTGCCGTTCACCGTGGTCGCGGTGGCTTGGCTGCTGGCTATCGCCGCGGCGTTGTACGCGGTGGTGCATATCAGTCTGGAGCTGATCTTCGGAGCGGAGCGGCTGCGGACGCCGCAGTGGCGGGCCGCGACCGTCGGCTGGACCGCGCTGGGCCTGTGGCTCGAACCGGTGCGAACCACGATGGATTACGGCCAGGTCAACGTCTTCCTGGTGCTCGGCGGGATGCTCGCGGTGCGCAGCTCGCGGTGGTGGATCTCTGGCAGCCTGGTCGGAATCGTCGCAGGCATCAAACTGACGCCCGCGATCACCGGCCTCTATTTCGTCGCGCGCGGGCGCTGGGCGACCGTGGCCTGGTCGGCGGTGGTGTTCGGCGCGACTGTGGGGGTGAGTTTCCTGATCGCGCCGGTCGAGGCGCGCCGGTACTTCGGCACCCTGCTCGGTGACGCCGACCGCATCGGCCCGGTGGGATCGGTGTGGAATCAGTCGCTGCGCGGCACGCTGAGCCGGATTCTCGGCTACGACGTGGAATCCGGTCCGTGGTGGATCGCGGCCGTACTCGTGGTCGCGGTGCTGGCGTTCCTGGCGTGGCGCGCGCTCGGCCCGGAGGACCGGCTCGGCACGCTGATCGTGGTGCAACTGTTCGGGCTGATGATCTCGCCCATCTCGTGGTCGCATCACTGGGTGTGGCTACTGCCCGCGGTGCTGTGGCTGGTCTACGGGCCGCTGCGCCGGGCGCCCGGCGCGCGCGTCGTGGCCGGGTATTGGCTGGTGACCATGTTCGTCGGCGTGCCGTGGGTGCTGTCGTTCTTCCAGGATTCGATCTGGACCATCTCGCGCCCCGGCGTACTGTCCTGGCTCGGCGCCGTCGACGTGCTCGGCGTCGTGGCGTTCTACCTCTGGGTGATCCGCTTCGGCCCCCGGTTCGCGAGCTCGAACCCCGCCGAGTCGACGCGCGAGAGCACCGAGGGCCGCGCCCGCACGGCGTAGTCCTGTCGCGGCCGAAATGCGTCAGGTCCGATCGTCGGACACCGGACCGCAACATCCGCGCTGAGCTCCCGCTTCGAGCGGAGCGAGACCAAGCAGGCTCGTTCGCACTCTGGCCCGCGTTCGTGTGGCAATCGAATGGAACCGATCCCGGCCACCACACCCCGCAGGCCGCCTGACTGGGGACTTTCACGACTGACGCGCCCGGCGCACCTCAACTCCCGTTTCGAGCGAAGCGAGACCGAGCAAGCGCCGCTCGCGGCCCGGCTTGCGTTTGCGCGGGCGCCGCGTAGTTGACGGGCAAGCTGCCACCGATCGGCTCCAAGCGTTAGCAAGTCGCCGAATACATCTGGGCGGCGAGCTTCGATACCGACGTGCTCAGCGCACCGCAACCGCGTCTTTCGAGCGGAGCGAGACCGAGCATTGCCGCGAACACCCAGCGCCGAAGGCGCTGGAATCTAACAGAGCCGATCTATTTCGTGCGCCAGCGCGACGTCCAGCGCCGTGAGCCCGCCCGCGGAGTGGGTGGACAAGGTGAAGGTGACTTTGCGCCAGCGGATGTCGATGTCCGGGTGGTGATCGGCTTCTTCCGCGACTTCGGCGACCCGGCGCACGAGTTCGATGCCCGCGGGGAAGGTGGGCGCCTCGACGGTGCGGACCAAGGCGTTGCCCGATCGTGCCCAGTCCGGCAGTTCGGTGAGGGCCTCGGCGATCTCGGTATCGGAGAGCAGTGTCTGCTGGGCCATAACACTCCTTACTACTCGCCATGGGCCGCCCTGGAAAGGTGGCGGCGGGGGGTCAGGCGGCGCGTGCCTGTTTGAGTGCCTTCTTCAGATCCTTGCCGGTGACTCCGGCCGCTTCGCACTTCTTCATCCGCATGATGACCACGGGGCACTTCAAGCAGCGCGTCTTCTTCCGACAGCACTTCTTCTTGGGTTTCAGGCTGGAAACCTTCTTCGCTTTGACCTTGCCCACGGCGGTTAGCGTACCCTAAGTGCAAAGCCTGAAACGTTGCGCCGACGGACTGCCGGTAGGGTGTAGCTGGCCGCGATGCCCGGTGAGTTTCGATTCTCCACCTGTCTGCAAGGAGCCCGGCGGGAGCGTCAGGACCCGGAGGCGGCAGCCTGCGTAACCACGTAGGGTCCCGTCCAGGCCGGACGCCGAGCACCGTCGGCTCCCACACCGAACAGCAGGAGGATTCAGGCGTGTCGTCTGCACGCGATTTTCGCAACGTCGCCATCGTGGCCCACGTCGACCACGGCAAGACGACCCTGGTCGACGCCATGCTGCGCCAGTCGGGCGCCTTCGCCGAGCGGGCCGAGCCCGTCGACCGCGTGATGGACTCCGGCGACCTGGAACGCGAGAAGGGCATCACCATTCTCGCCAAGAACACGGCGGTGCACCGCCACCACCCGGACGGCTCGGTCACCGTCATCAATGTCATCGACACCCCCGGCCACGCCGACTTCGGTGGCGAGGTCGAGCGCGGCCTGTCCATGGTGGACGGCGTGGTGCTGCTGGTGGACGCGTCGGAGGGGCCGCTGCCGCAGACCCGGTTCGTGCTGCGCAAGGCGTTGGCCGCCTCGCTGCCGGTGATCCTGGTGGTGAACAAGACCGACCGCCCCGACGCCCGCATCGAGGAGGTCGTCGAGGAGAGCCACGATCTGCTGCTCGACCTGGCCTCCGATCTGGACGACGCCGCGGCCGAAGCGGCCGAACTGGCCCTGGATCTGCCGGTGCTGTACGCCTCCGGGCGCGAGGGCAAGGCGTCCAAGGAGCGTCCGGAGAACGGCAACCCCCCGAACGCGGAGAACCTCGACGCGCTGTTCGACGTGCTGCTGGAGTACATTCCCGCGCCGAAGGGCGATCCGGCGGCGCCGCTTCAGGCGCACGTCACCAACCTGGACGCCTCGGCGTTCCTCGGTCGCCTCGCGCTCGTCCGCATCCACAACGGAGAACTGCGCAAGGGCCAGAACGTCGCGTGGATGCACGCCGACGGCGTCAAGCAGGTGAAGATCACCGAGCTGCTGCAGACGATCGGCGTGGAGCGCCAGCCCGGTGAAGTGGCCGTGGCGGGCGACATCGTCGCCATCGCGGGCATCCCGGACATCATGATCGGTGACACCCTCGCCGACATCGACGATCCGGTCGCACTGCCGCGCATCACCGTCGACGAGCCCGCCATCTCGGTCACCATCGGCACCAACACCTCGCCGCTGGTCGGGCGGGTGCAGGGCCACAAGCTGACCGCCCGCATGGTGAAGGCGCGCCTGGATCAGGAGCTGGTCGGCAACGTGTCGCTGCGCGTGCTCGACATCGGCCGCCCGGACGCCTGGGAGGTGCAGGGGCGCGGTGAGCTCGCGCTGGCCATCCTGGTCGAGACCATGCGCCGGGAAGGCTTCGAGCTGACCGTCGGCAAGCCGCAGGTGGTCACCAAGCAGGTCGACGGCAAGGTGCACGAGCCGTACGAAGAGCTGACCATCGACTGCCCCGACGAGTACCTCGGCGCGATCACCCAGCTGCTTGCCGCGCGCAAGGGCAAGATGGTGCAGATGAGCAACCACGCCGCGGGCTGGGTGCGGATGGAGTTCATCGTTCCGTCGCGTGGCCTGATCGGCTTCCGCACCGACTTCCTCACCGAGACCCGCGGCACCGGCATCGCCAACGCCGTCTCGCACGGGTACGCGCCGTGGGCGGGCGAGATCCGGGCCAGGCACACCGGTTCGCTGGTCTCCGACCGGTCGGGCACGGTGACGCCGTTCGCCATGATCCAGCTGGCCGAC
Above is a genomic segment from Nocardia sputorum containing:
- a CDS encoding 4a-hydroxytetrahydrobiopterin dehydratase, which translates into the protein MAQQTLLSDTEIAEALTELPDWARSGNALVRTVEAPTFPAGIELVRRVAEVAEEADHHPDIDIRWRKVTFTLSTHSAGGLTALDVALAHEIDRLC
- a CDS encoding DUF1906 domain-containing protein; translation: MRSISVSRRDLFAYAAAAAVVGVTAAPVPASARPAFGTLVDYAGGVPAAAAIRDAGHIGVIRYVSDRRPGAEWMAGKPLRSPEVDDLKAAGLQIVSCYQFGKGPTADWRGGLEAGKRHAERGLALHRAAGGPDNAPIYASIDDNPSPVDFATMIAPYLLGWQAVLGKENTGIYANTPTIELARTAGLCSWYWQHNWGTPKGFVHPAANLHQFEIDKRSIDGVGIDVNNVLTPEYGQW
- a CDS encoding Rv1157c family protein, with amino-acid sequence MLRTRGSRIALSALAIAASATLAAPTTAIAAPAPAPAALTNSVPMVPEGVPVDALAALAPAIVGAVAGPADIASPAGVAGPQSAILDQARRLLATLNLPPQIKSTLERIITFLDGSGGGGPEVPQDGPAIAQFLYPTIGKGCIGPSADSVGTALAVPGPATLPPPGPQAGQTGFVFTALGTKSPTPVQNPPMTVQWLNLDTRQSGVLPLTDEAKINPDGPATLSAIADTGFGRVVAVVSGSLTTQSADGEARTCSFLPTLGFFTVG
- a CDS encoding mannosyltransferase, whose translation is MNRHLRWALSALGLSVLARLLWMLLSTNGMNLVDLHVYVGGSAALLTDQLYDFTYAEKTPDFPLPFTYPPFAALVFFPLHYLPFTVVAVAWLLAIAAALYAVVHISLELIFGAERLRTPQWRAATVGWTALGLWLEPVRTTMDYGQVNVFLVLGGMLAVRSSRWWISGSLVGIVAGIKLTPAITGLYFVARGRWATVAWSAVVFGATVGVSFLIAPVEARRYFGTLLGDADRIGPVGSVWNQSLRGTLSRILGYDVESGPWWIAAVLVVAVLAFLAWRALGPEDRLGTLIVVQLFGLMISPISWSHHWVWLLPAVLWLVYGPLRRAPGARVVAGYWLVTMFVGVPWVLSFFQDSIWTISRPGVLSWLGAVDVLGVVAFYLWVIRFGPRFASSNPAESTRESTEGRARTA
- the typA gene encoding translational GTPase TypA → MSSARDFRNVAIVAHVDHGKTTLVDAMLRQSGAFAERAEPVDRVMDSGDLEREKGITILAKNTAVHRHHPDGSVTVINVIDTPGHADFGGEVERGLSMVDGVVLLVDASEGPLPQTRFVLRKALAASLPVILVVNKTDRPDARIEEVVEESHDLLLDLASDLDDAAAEAAELALDLPVLYASGREGKASKERPENGNPPNAENLDALFDVLLEYIPAPKGDPAAPLQAHVTNLDASAFLGRLALVRIHNGELRKGQNVAWMHADGVKQVKITELLQTIGVERQPGEVAVAGDIVAIAGIPDIMIGDTLADIDDPVALPRITVDEPAISVTIGTNTSPLVGRVQGHKLTARMVKARLDQELVGNVSLRVLDIGRPDAWEVQGRGELALAILVETMRREGFELTVGKPQVVTKQVDGKVHEPYEELTIDCPDEYLGAITQLLAARKGKMVQMSNHAAGWVRMEFIVPSRGLIGFRTDFLTETRGTGIANAVSHGYAPWAGEIRARHTGSLVSDRSGTVTPFAMIQLADRGQFFVEPGADTYEGHVVGVNPRAEDLDINVTREKKLTNMRSSTADVIETLAKPLQLDLEGAMEFCAADECVEVTPEVVRVRKVILGQNERARELSRRKARDRAAL